From one Phocoena sinus isolate mPhoSin1 chromosome 4, mPhoSin1.pri, whole genome shotgun sequence genomic stretch:
- the LOC116753291 gene encoding ferritin light chain-like — protein sequence MSSQICQNYSTEGEVAINRLVNMHLQASYTYLSLDFYFNCDYLALKGMGHFFHELTEEKCEGAKSLLKMQKQHDGHALFQDVQKQSQNEWGKTQDAMEAAILMEKNLNQALLDLHVLGSACAGPHLCDFLESHLPDEEVKLIKMGDHLTNLCRLDDL from the coding sequence ATGAGCTCCCAGATTTGTCAGAATTATTCCACCGAGGGGGAGGTCGCTATCAACCGCCTGGTCAACATGCATCTGCAGGCCTCCTACACCTACCTCTCTTTGGACTTCTATTTCAACTGTGACTATTTGGCTCTGAAGGGCATGGGCCACTTTTTCCATGAACTGACTGAGGAGAAGTGCGAGGGTGCCAAGAGTCTCTTGAAAATGCAAAAGCAGCACGATGGTCATGCCCTCTTCCAGGATGTGCAGAAGCAATCTCAAAATGAGTGGGGTAAAACCCAGGACGCTATGGAAGCTGCCATTCTCATGGAGAAGAACCTGAACCAGGCCCTTTTGGATCTGCATGTCCTGGGTTCTGCCTGTGCAGGCCCCCACCTCTGTGACTTCCTAGAGAGCCACCTCCCAGATGAGGAGGTGAAACTCATCAAGATGGGTGACCACCTGACCAACCTCTGCAGGCTGGATGATCTCTAG